In the genome of Staphylococcus durrellii, one region contains:
- a CDS encoding DUF960 family protein, with the protein MEINRYITRGINESIPLEIQILIWDMVNLRDHHCTKETDYLHIFRLKQDDIALDIIHEQEKPSFKLETHYINYKNNEKALPNKVYVIREDDVDAFYYVMLLPEEY; encoded by the coding sequence ATGGAAATTAATAGATATATTACACGTGGAATTAATGAATCTATACCTCTTGAAATCCAAATTTTAATTTGGGATATGGTTAATTTAAGAGACCATCATTGTACAAAAGAGACAGACTATCTTCACATTTTTCGACTCAAACAAGATGACATAGCACTTGATATCATTCATGAGCAAGAAAAACCATCTTTTAAATTAGAGACTCACTATATAAACTATAAAAATAATGAAAAAGCATTACCTAATAAAGTCTATGTCATTCGTGAGGATGATGTAGATGCTTTTTACTATGTCATGCTTTTACCTGAAGAATACTAA
- a CDS encoding DUF1643 domain-containing protein, whose translation MNAITSTIETEAIFSENEQHRYLLKKTWDRKLPTCTVITMYPHLDGILSLDLTTILILNQLSYENEYGSVYLVNLFSNIKTPKNLKHIKEPYDKHTDIHLMKAVSESEKVILAYGAYAKRPGVEKRVDQVMEMLKSHKKKVKKLINPETNEIMHPLNPKARQKWTVK comes from the coding sequence ATGAATGCAATTACAAGCACTATAGAAACTGAAGCGATTTTCAGTGAGAATGAACAACACCGTTATTTACTTAAAAAAACATGGGATAGAAAGTTGCCAACTTGTACAGTTATAACTATGTATCCCCATTTAGATGGAATATTGTCACTTGATTTAACGACTATATTAATTCTCAACCAATTATCATATGAGAATGAGTATGGCTCAGTTTATCTCGTTAATTTATTTTCAAACATTAAAACACCTAAAAATCTAAAACATATTAAAGAGCCGTATGATAAGCACACAGATATTCATCTTATGAAAGCTGTATCTGAAAGTGAAAAAGTTATTCTAGCGTACGGAGCATATGCTAAACGTCCAGGTGTAGAAAAGCGTGTAGATCAAGTAATGGAAATGTTAAAATCACATAAAAAGAAAGTTAAGAAACTCATTAATCCAGAAACAAATGAAATCATGCATCCACTTAATCCTAAGGCGCGTCAGAAATGGACAGTAAAATAA
- a CDS encoding tyrosine-protein phosphatase has product MFDVHNHILINVDDGPKSKEEMLNLLRQAKDEGITGIVATPHHLHRCYNNEIAVVKEKIQDLKEMEEVQQLGIEIYAGQEVRLSDQILNQLDSGEIEGINRSKYILIELPTNRVPRFTQNLIYEIQNKGFVPIIVHPERNKEIAQNLDRLYDLINGGALSQLTASSLAGEFGKYIRKVSIQMIENNLVHFVASDAHNTENRPFYLKRLLYQKDAKKYTEDIEEMLENSKSIIQNQNIKKRQPIKDYKKKKILGIF; this is encoded by the coding sequence ATGTTTGATGTACATAATCATATTTTAATTAACGTAGATGATGGCCCAAAAAGTAAGGAAGAAATGCTCAATTTATTGAGGCAAGCAAAAGATGAGGGGATTACAGGTATTGTAGCGACACCTCATCACTTACACCGTTGTTACAATAATGAAATAGCCGTTGTTAAAGAGAAAATACAAGATCTTAAAGAGATGGAGGAAGTCCAGCAATTGGGTATTGAAATCTATGCTGGTCAAGAAGTGCGTCTCAGTGATCAAATCTTGAATCAACTGGATAGCGGAGAAATAGAAGGTATTAACCGATCAAAGTATATCTTAATAGAATTACCGACAAATAGAGTTCCGCGCTTTACGCAAAACCTGATTTATGAAATTCAAAATAAAGGCTTTGTACCGATTATTGTGCATCCGGAAAGAAATAAAGAGATTGCACAAAACTTAGATAGGCTATACGACTTGATTAATGGTGGTGCTTTAAGCCAACTTACTGCTTCTTCATTAGCAGGTGAATTTGGCAAATATATTAGAAAAGTCTCGATACAGATGATTGAGAATAACCTGGTCCATTTTGTCGCTTCTGATGCACACAATACGGAAAATAGGCCATTCTATCTTAAACGCCTATTATATCAGAAAGATGCAAAAAAATATACTGAAGATATTGAAGAAATGTTAGAGAATTCAAAATCAATAATTCAAAACCAAAACATCAAAAAGAGACAACCAATAAAAGATTATAAAAAGAAAAAAATATTAGGGATTTTTTAG
- the wecB gene encoding non-hydrolyzing UDP-N-acetylglucosamine 2-epimerase translates to MGKLKLMTIIGTRPEIIRLSSTIKACDKYFNHILVHTGQNYDYNLNQVFFENLNLREPDHYLEVVGNNLGETMGNIIAESYEILTKEQPDALLILGDTNSCLAAVSAKRLKIPVFHMEAGNRCFDQNVPEEINRKIVDHVSDVNLPYTEHSRRYLLDEGFKKENIFVTGSPMKEVLDTYQDKIENSDILKQLDLEPQKYIVVSAHREENIDNEKNFISLMNAINDIAENYQIPVIYSTHPRSWKSIEEKKFKFHPLVKQLKPFGFIDYNALQKNAFVVLSDSGTLSEESSILKFPGVLIRTSTERPEVLDKGTVIIGGIAYGNLIQSVELAREMQNNNEPLINAIDYKDTNVSIKVVKIIQSYKDIINRNTWKK, encoded by the coding sequence ATGGGAAAATTAAAATTAATGACAATTATCGGTACACGACCTGAAATCATCCGATTGTCTTCAACGATAAAAGCGTGCGATAAGTATTTTAACCATATCTTGGTGCATACAGGTCAAAATTATGATTATAACTTAAACCAAGTCTTCTTCGAAAATTTAAATTTAAGAGAACCAGATCACTATTTAGAAGTTGTTGGCAACAACCTTGGCGAAACGATGGGAAATATTATTGCTGAATCATATGAAATTTTAACTAAAGAACAACCCGATGCATTATTGATTTTAGGGGATACAAATAGCTGTCTTGCGGCAGTTTCTGCAAAACGATTAAAAATTCCTGTATTCCATATGGAAGCCGGAAACAGATGTTTTGATCAAAACGTGCCAGAAGAAATCAATAGAAAAATTGTTGACCATGTCAGTGATGTGAATTTACCGTATACAGAGCACAGTAGAAGGTATCTGTTAGACGAAGGCTTCAAGAAAGAAAATATTTTCGTTACAGGCTCCCCGATGAAAGAAGTTTTAGACACATATCAAGACAAAATCGAAAATAGTGACATTTTAAAACAGCTTGATTTAGAACCTCAAAAATATATTGTGGTTTCTGCACATCGCGAAGAAAACATTGATAATGAAAAGAACTTTATATCCTTAATGAATGCGATTAATGATATTGCGGAAAATTATCAAATCCCAGTTATCTATTCGACACATCCAAGAAGCTGGAAAAGTATCGAAGAAAAAAAATTTAAATTCCACCCACTAGTTAAACAATTAAAACCTTTCGGTTTCATTGACTATAATGCATTACAAAAAAATGCATTTGTGGTGCTATCAGACAGCGGTACATTATCAGAAGAATCATCAATTCTGAAGTTCCCAGGAGTACTTATCAGAACATCAACTGAACGACCAGAAGTACTTGATAAGGGTACAGTTATTATTGGTGGTATTGCTTATGGCAACTTAATTCAATCTGTTGAATTAGCACGTGAAATGCAAAATAATAATGAGCCACTAATTAATGCTATTGATTACAAAGACACAAATGTATCAATTAAAGTGGTTAAAATCATTCAAAGCTATAAAGACATTATTAATCGAAATACTTGGAAGAAATAA
- a CDS encoding SAUGI family uracil-DNA glycosylase inhibitor, with amino-acid sequence MTNVAQELKVYISNLFQLSNKEPWECESIDEIADNVLPSHFVSDSPLESLILETYTYYNDELNELSIYPFLMYYKNHLISIGYLDHFDMDFLYLTDTKTTIIDERHLLNQGGQNYESLD; translated from the coding sequence ATGACAAATGTAGCTCAAGAGCTTAAAGTATACATTTCTAATTTGTTCCAACTCTCTAACAAAGAACCATGGGAATGTGAATCTATTGATGAAATAGCTGATAATGTATTACCCAGTCATTTTGTTAGTGATTCACCCCTAGAAAGTCTTATTCTTGAGACTTATACCTATTACAATGATGAATTAAATGAGCTTAGTATCTATCCATTTTTAATGTACTACAAAAATCATCTCATCAGTATAGGCTACTTGGATCATTTTGATATGGACTTTCTATATCTTACGGATACCAAAACTACAATTATTGATGAACGTCACTTACTTAATCAAGGAGGTCAAAATTATGAATCTTTGGATTAG
- a CDS encoding polysaccharide biosynthesis tyrosine autokinase codes for MSRNRMKFPLLVHEKPRSVISEKFRGIRSNIMFASARGEIRSFIITAESPTVGKSFITANVAISYAQAGYRTLVIDGDMRKPTQNYLFDTPNYHGLSSLIISHSNFEKAIYSTEIENLDLLPSGPIPPNPSELIDSDEFYQIYQTLLNEYDFIIVDTPPVNTVTDAQVYLKYINHALMVIDVENNNKKEVRKAKALLEKTGGKILGAVLNKTPHEKSASYYYYGENE; via the coding sequence ATGAGTAGAAATAGAATGAAATTTCCTTTACTAGTACATGAAAAACCACGTTCAGTCATCAGTGAAAAATTCAGAGGAATTAGATCGAATATTATGTTTGCAAGTGCGAGGGGTGAAATCAGAAGTTTTATAATTACAGCGGAAAGCCCAACAGTCGGTAAAAGCTTCATTACAGCAAATGTCGCAATTAGTTATGCACAAGCAGGTTACCGGACTTTAGTAATTGATGGTGATATGCGTAAACCAACGCAAAATTATTTGTTCGATACTCCAAACTATCACGGATTATCAAGTTTAATTATCAGCCATAGCAACTTTGAGAAAGCAATTTATTCAACTGAGATTGAGAATTTGGACTTATTACCATCTGGTCCAATTCCACCGAATCCGTCAGAATTAATTGACTCAGACGAGTTTTATCAAATTTATCAAACATTATTAAATGAATATGATTTTATTATTGTCGATACCCCACCTGTGAATACCGTGACCGATGCGCAAGTTTATTTAAAGTACATTAATCATGCATTAATGGTCATTGATGTAGAAAATAACAATAAGAAAGAAGTACGTAAAGCAAAAGCATTATTAGAAAAAACAGGTGGTAAGATTTTAGGTGCAGTCTTAAATAAAACGCCTCATGAAAAATCAGCAAGTTATTACTACTATGGAGAAAATGAATAA
- a CDS encoding polysaccharide biosynthesis protein encodes MSKLRVSQRLMILILIDSLIVFFSVFVCYQILEPYFKGYSLNILFVSAIVLLISHHVFAYIFNLYHRAWEYASINELSLIVESVTCSIVTTVLFVPLFTGHSPFLRLYFITWMMHLILIGGSRISWRVARNLLNGKSIKKKPTLIVGAGRGGSLIITQMLKSPDMKLEPVLAVDDDPKKQSLTIARSVKVQGKIKDIPQLVKKFKISRIIIAIPTLTGERLKEINNICNTTDVEIFKMPNIEQVLAGELEVNQLKRVEVEDLLGRDPVELDLAMISRELTHKTILVTGAGGSIGSEICRQVCNFEPEHLILLGHGENSIYLINQELTELYKDKIKITPVIADIRTKGHLDQVMEEYHPYAVYHAAAHKHVPLMEFNPKEAFRNNVIGTRNTAEAAKKAGVSKFVMVSTDKAVNPPNVMGASKRIAEMVVQGLNEPNCKTTFVAVRFGNVLGSRGSVIPLFKKQIEAGGPVTVTHPDMTRYFMTIPEASRLVLQAGALADGGEVFVLDMGEPVKIVDLARNLIRLSGKTENDIKIHFSGIREGEKMYEELLNKDEIHPEQVYEKIYRGKVKQISKAEITDIVEELKMSFSKEKIIAYANGKRGNDHV; translated from the coding sequence GTGAGCAAGTTAAGAGTTAGCCAACGGCTCATGATATTAATTTTAATTGATTCATTGATCGTTTTCTTTTCAGTATTTGTTTGTTATCAAATACTGGAACCATATTTTAAGGGATATTCCTTAAATATATTGTTTGTTTCAGCGATTGTATTATTAATATCCCATCATGTTTTTGCATATATATTTAATCTTTATCATCGTGCATGGGAATATGCAAGTATTAATGAACTGTCATTGATTGTGGAATCTGTAACATGTTCAATTGTCACTACGGTACTTTTTGTACCATTATTTACTGGACATTCACCATTTTTAAGATTGTACTTTATTACATGGATGATGCATCTGATTTTAATTGGGGGATCTAGAATTTCATGGAGAGTTGCTAGAAATCTTTTGAATGGTAAATCTATCAAGAAGAAGCCTACGCTAATTGTAGGTGCGGGGAGAGGCGGTTCCCTAATTATTACACAGATGTTAAAAAGTCCGGATATGAAATTAGAACCAGTATTAGCTGTGGACGATGATCCGAAGAAGCAAAGTTTAACAATTGCCAGAAGTGTGAAAGTGCAAGGTAAAATTAAGGATATTCCGCAATTGGTTAAAAAGTTTAAAATAAGCAGAATCATTATTGCAATTCCGACTTTAACAGGTGAAAGACTCAAAGAAATTAATAACATCTGCAATACAACAGACGTAGAAATTTTCAAAATGCCAAACATTGAGCAGGTCTTGGCGGGTGAGTTGGAAGTTAATCAGCTGAAGCGTGTAGAAGTTGAAGATTTACTTGGCCGCGATCCAGTTGAACTAGATTTGGCAATGATTTCAAGAGAGTTGACGCATAAGACGATTTTAGTCACAGGAGCAGGCGGCTCTATCGGGTCTGAAATTTGTAGACAAGTTTGTAATTTTGAACCAGAACACTTAATTTTATTAGGACATGGTGAAAATAGTATCTATTTAATAAATCAAGAATTAACGGAATTGTATAAAGATAAAATAAAAATCACTCCAGTGATTGCGGATATCCGAACGAAAGGACATCTAGACCAAGTAATGGAGGAATATCATCCTTATGCAGTGTATCATGCTGCAGCACATAAACATGTTCCTTTAATGGAATTCAACCCTAAAGAAGCTTTCCGCAATAATGTGATAGGAACAAGAAATACAGCAGAAGCAGCTAAGAAAGCGGGCGTAAGTAAATTCGTCATGGTTTCGACTGATAAAGCTGTAAATCCCCCTAATGTAATGGGCGCTTCTAAACGTATTGCTGAAATGGTTGTTCAAGGCTTGAATGAGCCAAATTGTAAAACGACATTTGTGGCTGTTAGATTCGGAAATGTACTTGGTTCGAGAGGATCGGTGATTCCGTTATTCAAAAAGCAAATCGAAGCTGGTGGTCCAGTTACAGTGACACATCCAGATATGACTCGCTATTTTATGACAATTCCAGAAGCATCACGGCTCGTACTGCAAGCGGGAGCTCTAGCAGATGGCGGCGAAGTGTTTGTGCTTGATATGGGAGAACCGGTGAAAATTGTTGATTTAGCACGTAATTTAATCCGATTAAGCGGCAAAACTGAAAATGATATAAAAATTCATTTCAGTGGTATACGTGAGGGCGAAAAAATGTACGAAGAATTATTGAACAAAGATGAAATACATCCAGAACAAGTCTACGAAAAGATTTATCGAGGTAAAGTAAAACAGATTTCAAAAGCAGAGATAACAGATATCGTTGAAGAATTGAAAATGAGCTTCAGCAAAGAAAAAATTATAGCTTACGCAAATGGAAAAAGGGGAAATGATCATGTTTGA
- a CDS encoding nucleoside-diphosphate sugar epimerase/dehydratase, which yields MFDNKTLLITGGTGSFGNAVMKRFLCSNIKEIRIFSRDEKKQDDIRKKFNNPKLKFYIGDVRDAHSVETAMRDVDYVFHAAALKQVPSCEFFPIEAVKTNILGTENVLQSAIHQNVKKVVCLSTDKAAYPINAMGISKAMMEKVFVAKSRNIESDQTLICGTRYGNVMASRGSVIPLFIDKIKNGQPLTLTDPDMTRFLMSLEDAVELVLHAFKYAETGDIMVQKSPASTVGELAKALLELFEADNNIEIIGTRHGEKQAETLLTREEYSQSEDMGDYFRVSADSRDLNYSNYVEEGSEKITKSYEYNSNNTHILTVEEIKEKLLELDYVKNELSHYKNSIG from the coding sequence ATGTTTGATAATAAAACCTTGTTGATTACTGGAGGAACTGGATCCTTTGGAAATGCAGTGATGAAACGATTTTTATGCTCTAACATCAAGGAAATCAGAATATTTTCAAGAGATGAAAAGAAGCAAGATGACATCAGAAAAAAATTTAACAATCCTAAATTGAAATTCTATATTGGTGATGTAAGAGATGCACACAGTGTAGAAACAGCGATGCGCGACGTAGATTATGTTTTTCATGCGGCCGCATTAAAGCAAGTACCGTCATGCGAATTCTTTCCGATTGAAGCGGTTAAAACAAACATTTTAGGTACTGAAAATGTATTACAAAGCGCCATTCATCAAAACGTAAAAAAAGTGGTTTGCTTATCTACCGATAAAGCTGCTTACCCCATAAATGCGATGGGTATTTCAAAAGCAATGATGGAAAAAGTTTTTGTCGCGAAATCAAGAAATATTGAAAGTGACCAAACATTAATTTGTGGAACTCGATACGGTAATGTTATGGCATCTCGCGGTTCTGTTATTCCATTATTTATTGATAAAATTAAAAATGGGCAGCCACTGACGCTTACAGATCCTGACATGACACGATTCTTAATGAGTTTAGAAGATGCTGTAGAGCTTGTTTTACATGCATTTAAATATGCAGAAACAGGTGACATTATGGTTCAAAAATCACCAGCATCAACCGTAGGTGAATTAGCCAAAGCATTACTAGAGTTATTTGAAGCAGATAATAATATTGAGATTATCGGCACACGTCATGGTGAAAAGCAAGCGGAGACACTGCTTACAAGAGAAGAATACTCACAGAGCGAAGATATGGGTGATTATTTCAGAGTCTCAGCAGATTCAAGAGACTTGAATTACAGTAATTACGTGGAAGAAGGCAGTGAGAAAATTACCAAATCATATGAATACAACTCAAATAATACTCATATTTTAACAGTCGAAGAAATTAAAGAAAAATTGCTCGAATTAGACTATGTTAAAAATGAATTAAGCCACTATAAAAATTCAATTGGATAG
- a CDS encoding Wzz/FepE/Etk N-terminal domain-containing protein, with protein sequence MEKTLDLTKILNSLKKQWKLLIIIPIVFILISLLISFLMTPKYEASTQVLINQKESNKDYMAQEVQSNIQLVNTYKEIIKSPRIREEVAKENKEFGAGELGKMLKITNESDSQVLNIIVTSTSKKDSEKIANLFAKTVDKNMPDIMDIDNVSILSTANGTAKKVSPNIVPNILIALILGFLVALAIVLIRELLDQHIRTESDVEEELGLPVLGSIQKIK encoded by the coding sequence ATGGAAAAAACACTAGATTTAACGAAAATTTTAAATTCTTTGAAGAAACAATGGAAATTGCTTATTATCATTCCGATTGTTTTTATTTTAATCAGTCTTTTAATCTCATTTCTGATGACACCTAAGTACGAAGCTTCAACACAAGTGCTTATTAACCAGAAGGAATCAAATAAGGACTACATGGCACAAGAAGTACAGAGCAACATTCAATTAGTCAATACATATAAGGAAATCATCAAGAGCCCAAGAATAAGAGAAGAAGTTGCGAAAGAAAACAAAGAGTTTGGTGCAGGAGAACTAGGAAAAATGTTGAAAATTACAAACGAATCTGATTCTCAAGTCTTAAACATCATAGTGACATCTACCAGCAAAAAAGATTCAGAAAAAATTGCCAATTTATTTGCAAAGACAGTAGATAAAAATATGCCGGATATTATGGATATCGATAACGTATCAATCCTATCAACTGCAAATGGCACAGCTAAGAAAGTATCTCCAAACATTGTACCTAACATTTTAATCGCATTAATATTAGGTTTCTTAGTAGCATTAGCAATTGTGCTCATCAGAGAATTGCTTGACCAGCATATTCGTACAGAATCAGATGTTGAAGAAGAACTTGGATTGCCAGTACTTGGTTCCATTCAAAAAATTAAATAA
- a CDS encoding capsular polysaccharide biosynthesis protein CapF, producing MNIVITGSNGFVGKNLKEDMRSMTNYVIYEINRQTSTREMEQALLESDFVVHLAGVNRPKDDAKFKEGNVDFFSQVLEILKRNSKKPTVLFSSSIQAEKNNPYGESKREGEAMLRQFSKENGNDVYIYRLLNLFGKWCKPNYNSVIATFCHKIAHDEEIQVNDRNVILSLNYIDDVIKEFKNAIEGQPNLENGTPTVPNAFKVSLGEIVDLLYKFKKTREDRKLPKLDDLFEKDLYSTYLSYLPKDAFSYPLITHEDHRGSFTEFIKSPDRGQVSVNVSKPGVLKGEHWHHTKNEKFLVVSGKGVIRFRKIGEDEVIEYHVSEDKLEVVDIPVGYTHNIENLGVTDMVTIMWVNEMFDPNNADTYFEEV from the coding sequence GTGAACATTGTGATCACTGGATCAAATGGTTTTGTTGGAAAGAACTTGAAAGAAGATATGAGGTCTATGACGAACTATGTCATTTATGAAATCAATCGTCAAACAAGCACTAGAGAAATGGAACAAGCATTGTTAGAATCTGACTTTGTCGTACATTTAGCAGGTGTAAACCGCCCCAAAGATGATGCAAAATTTAAAGAAGGCAATGTGGATTTTTTTAGTCAAGTACTAGAAATATTGAAACGAAATTCTAAAAAACCAACAGTTCTTTTTTCATCTTCTATTCAAGCTGAAAAGAATAATCCATACGGTGAAAGTAAACGAGAAGGGGAAGCAATGTTGCGCCAATTTTCAAAGGAAAATGGCAACGATGTATATATTTATCGTTTACTGAATTTATTTGGCAAGTGGTGCAAACCGAATTATAATTCAGTCATTGCCACATTTTGCCACAAAATTGCACATGATGAAGAAATTCAAGTGAACGACAGAAATGTTATATTGTCACTGAACTATATTGATGATGTGATTAAAGAATTTAAAAATGCCATCGAAGGACAACCTAACCTTGAAAATGGTACACCCACAGTACCTAATGCATTTAAAGTATCGTTAGGTGAAATTGTAGACTTGCTTTATAAATTCAAAAAAACAAGAGAAGATAGAAAGTTGCCGAAGTTAGACGACTTATTTGAAAAAGACTTATATAGTACATATTTAAGCTATCTACCTAAAGATGCATTCAGTTATCCGTTAATCACACATGAAGACCATAGAGGTTCATTCACAGAATTCATTAAATCACCAGACCGCGGGCAAGTATCGGTGAATGTTTCTAAACCTGGCGTCTTGAAGGGTGAACATTGGCATCACACTAAAAACGAAAAATTTTTAGTTGTTTCTGGTAAAGGTGTGATTCGTTTTAGAAAAATAGGTGAAGACGAGGTGATTGAATACCACGTCTCAGAAGACAAGTTAGAAGTTGTCGATATTCCTGTCGGTTATACTCACAACATAGAAAACTTAGGCGTTACAGATATGGTCACAATCATGTGGGTAAACGAAATGTTTGATCCAAATAATGCTGATACTTACTTTGAGGAGGTTTAA
- a CDS encoding glycosyltransferase: MRILDIVSSNIVQDPRVLKQIETIKSITDDYKIVGMNNSKATEERKRSTNFNFLLLGSKKDTSSIFGKLVKRIKFAKGVIKEIKDYQPDVIHANDFDVLFMVYLSGYKKANIIFDAHEIYAKNAFINKFAPISKIVETLEKHIIKTRATSFVTVSHAAKKYYADKGYKKSAYVVTNAPISTIERKYSEKTSVNEIVYQGQIVADRGYEEFVKASMEFKKNDPLFIVRGFGPLEESLREFVTANEANVKLDKPVEVKELVEKLTESDIGVVLTKPISINFEYTISNKIFENLHAGLPVILSPVKEHYYLNDKYDFGIVIDEVTPKDIADAVRKLKMNPELYNRLRHNAIETAKILNWENESKKLKELYLQ, from the coding sequence ATGAGAATATTAGACATTGTATCGAGTAATATTGTACAAGATCCTAGAGTTTTAAAACAAATTGAGACAATTAAAAGCATCACAGACGATTATAAAATTGTCGGTATGAATAATTCTAAAGCTACTGAAGAAAGAAAAAGATCGACAAACTTTAACTTTCTATTATTAGGTTCAAAAAAAGACACGTCATCAATATTTGGCAAGTTAGTGAAACGAATTAAATTTGCTAAAGGTGTCATTAAAGAAATTAAAGATTATCAACCTGATGTCATTCATGCCAATGATTTTGATGTACTGTTCATGGTTTATTTAAGTGGTTATAAAAAAGCGAACATTATTTTTGATGCACATGAGATTTATGCGAAAAATGCCTTTATTAATAAATTTGCTCCGATTTCTAAAATTGTAGAAACATTAGAAAAACATATTATTAAAACTAGAGCAACTTCTTTTGTAACAGTTAGTCATGCTGCTAAAAAGTATTATGCTGATAAAGGATATAAAAAGTCTGCATATGTAGTTACAAATGCGCCAATCTCTACTATTGAAAGAAAATATTCTGAAAAAACTAGTGTCAATGAAATAGTTTACCAAGGACAAATAGTTGCAGACAGAGGTTATGAAGAATTTGTCAAAGCCTCAATGGAATTCAAAAAAAATGATCCTCTATTTATAGTAAGAGGGTTTGGTCCTTTAGAAGAAAGTCTCAGGGAATTTGTGACAGCGAATGAGGCTAATGTAAAATTAGACAAACCAGTAGAAGTGAAAGAGTTGGTAGAGAAGTTGACTGAAAGTGACATTGGAGTAGTTTTAACAAAACCCATTTCAATTAACTTTGAATATACTATTTCTAATAAAATATTCGAGAATTTACATGCAGGGTTACCTGTGATTTTATCTCCTGTTAAAGAACATTACTATCTTAATGATAAGTATGATTTTGGAATCGTGATTGATGAAGTTACACCTAAAGATATAGCTGATGCGGTAAGAAAACTTAAAATGAATCCAGAGTTGTATAACAGATTACGTCATAATGCCATTGAAACTGCTAAAATACTTAATTGGGAAAACGAAAGTAAAAAGTTAAAAGAATTATACTTGCAATAA